TATTGCAGCAGGCTCAACGCCTGGGTCTGCGCCGTCGAAGTGTTCGATGTATTAAACAACGAACCGAACGCGATGGTGTGAATCTTCACCTGCTTACGCAGGGTACTGAAACCAGGCGGATTACCAGTAGTGCCAGAGAACGGATCCGTTCCATCCGTTCGGTTGGTGATCATGTTGGTAATGGTCTGGGCCTGAGTCACCCCAGCTGTGGCCGGACCAGAAACGTAGTTGGGCAACTCTGGAGCCGTGGTATTCCAGCGAACCTTGAAGTACGAATTATTATCATCCGTGGTAGAAGAGGTTTGCTGGTTGAAGATTGTGGAGGACGATTCCTGGCCTGGGATCGTCGCCGTGGCACTCGCCACCCCGTCCGTTTCGAAGATAATCAGACGGGCAGCTCCCAGGCGGCCTAATCCCCCGGCCGTACCGTAGCCCGAAGTTCCCGACGCTCCTGCGAAAGTAGCACACGCGGCATTATCGCTGAACTGGTTGTAAGCCAGCATCAGAGAGTAAGCCGAGCAGGTTCCCTGCACGGGTCGGGGCACACTTTCGATTGCTCCGGGCACCGAGTTGTTTGCGGTATCGGTTTCGTACGGCGTGATTTCCAGACTGCTGCTGGCATTATCGATCACGTACTGCGGGAAGTAGAGCGAGTTGATGATGCGATTGTAGTCCTGGCACAAGGGTGCACGCACCGCGTTGTAGTAGCCGTTGTAAGTCGTGCCGCTGTAGCTCCACGTGGGGATCGAGAAACCAATCACCGAAACGAAGTCGTTGGGGTGGTTGTTCTTGATATCCGAAATAGCCGTTTGCACACCTGCTTTAAGCTGCCACATCGGCGCCTCGTGAGAAGTTCCCGGCGACCAGAACTGCTGGCAGGCGAAGTTCTCGATGAAGTCCCACATCGTCAAGGGACCGAACCAGAAGCGCGTAATCGGCCGTCGCGGATTGTCGCGGTAATCCATATACCGCTCGTCGACGATCGTCATGCTGACCGTGTTGCGTACTCCACCCGGGTTAGCGGTATAGGCCTGAGCCTCATACCGACGGGTAGTGATCGTTTCCGTACACGGCTTCGGAGTAATGCTCGCTTTGTACGCCGAAACCCCGTTGGTTACGAGAGGAAATTGATTCGACGAGGACGGAGTAGTCACATCGGGAATTTCGTCTGCCCCGTAACCTTGAAAACCACTCGCATTGATCGTGCTCCAGCTGCCGTTGGAATTTTGCTTCCAACCCAGCACGAAGTCGATGTATTCCTTCCAGAAGCGCTGATCGCGCTGGGCCTGAGTGGCAACGGGCATATTACCGCTCGGATTGGTGATGGTAGTCGGAATGCTGCTGTAATAAAGAATGCCCCCGGCCCGCATACGAGGCGGGAACGGATTGGGTCCGGTGTTCTGCAACCAGTACAGAATCGCATTGTAGTTGAAGGTGTAATAGTAACTGCCATAGGCGTTACGAACCGCTTCCCCAGCCGCGCTGTAGTTCGTACCTGCTTTCGTCGAAACGTAATTTGCTGTCGTCGAAGGTTTTTGTTGGAACGGACAAGGGTCGAAGTTGGTCGTGACCGCGTACTCCGAACCCGAAGCGTAGCTCGTCCCTTCCCAACCGCTGCTATTGATCAACGCAGGCCAAGTCACCGACGACGAGGGAGCTCGCATGCCGGCATAGTTCGAACTGCTGATGTTGCTTTCGAAAATCACCGCGTTGTTATTCACACCCCCGGTGACCGTATAAGCCAAGGGTGATGGATTCGAAGGCGGAGGTGTGGTTGCCGTTGTGTTACTGCTCGAGGAAGAGCTACTCGAAGAACTGCTGCTTGAGGAAGAACTCGAGGAACTACTACTGGAAGTCGAGCTGCCTGTAGTGCCAGTGGTACCTGTAGTACCAGTGGTACCTGTGGTGCTGGACGAACTACCCGTTGTGCTCGGAGGAGAGGGCACCGTAACAGTCGTGCCCGGCAGGCTCGAAGCCTGGAACGATTGAATGAAGAATCGCTGTCGCCAGTCCTTCGCATCATTATTCGCCGCGACGTTACCCGCCACGGAAGGACCGCGCGGATCGGGTGGCCAGATGAAGAAGGTTTTGCCCCAGAAGCTCGGCCCCATGGTGTAGCCGTTGTAAGTGCTGCCGTAACCGTTGGTTTCCCAGTTGGAATTGGTTTGAGCCACGCGGGCTTCGACCGTCTGACTGGTCCAGGCGTTGGTCTTATAGTTCCAGATATTGGTGGTTTGGACCGTACCGACCATATTCACAGTCGGAGCAGTAGTAATTACCGGATCGCCGAAGCTGACCGTGGTGCTGCTGTTGGTATCCGGCACGGGAGAGGGCAATCGCGAAATCGAAGCGATTTTTCCGTCCGTCGCACCCAGAGCGTTGAGACTGGTGTTGGTATGGTTAGCGGAGTTACTCGTGTTTTTGATATAGTAGTATCCCGTTCCACTTTGCGGGTTACCGCCCCCATTACTGGTCGAACCGTTATTGTAATTTAAAGAGTATCCGCTGGTATCCAGCATACTCCAGATCTGGTTCCCGGCAATTTCATTCACATTGCGAACCGGATAGCTGCTGCTGGTCGTCAGGTACTGATCGCCGGGTGGAGCTGTGCAATACGAAGAGGGAGCGCGAGTAAAAGCAGGAACCGAATTACCGTAGGGTACGTTATCCTGAAAGAAGTCATTGGCGCAAATTGAAGGATTACCGCTCGTGGTGTCGAACGACATATTCCCGGTCCCGGCATATTCACCAGAAACCATTTGGACGTTAATAGTGGGAGGGTTGTAAAGAACGAATCCCGTTGAACTATTCGTGTTGGAATACGGGCCGAAGCGCGGATAATCGGGATCGGCATTCATGCTGGTGGTTCGAGCTGCGATCGCGGTACCGGTCGAAGTGGTGAGTGGAGTGGCCATCTGACTGTCAAGCGACATCGAGCCCGAAAAATCGATGATCATGGCGACGTCGCGCGGCCGGTGAATCGCCGTCGCGGTAGCGCTCACATTCACGCTGTTGATTCCGAAAATTCTGGCGAAATAAGTCGGAGGTGTCGTGTTGATAGTGGATTGGACGAGAGTGTACGGGTAACCCGATTGAGTTGTGGAACCAGTATCCGAAGGATAGGCGACGAAACGGGCCGAGCTTCGATTGTAGTAGTACTGACCCAGCGCCAGTGTCACCTGCCCACTAGTAATAGTCTGACCTAGAACCGAACTGGACAGCGCCGCCGTCTGTGCTTCCGGTAAAGCCTTCGCGGAGTTGAAATTGGTTGTTGGATCGCCCGTCAATTGACGAGTACCTGCCAAGGCTGCGGCATCCGCCGCCGCCTGAGCCTGAGTACGAGCGACAAGCAATACACCCACGTCGATGGCTAAGGCAACGAAACTTAGTAGTCCGACGAGACTGATTGCCACTAGAGGTATAACGGCCCCGCGCCGTTGAACTCCAGAATGTTCGATACGCCTAAACATGCTTCGTCCTCTTATGATGTCTGACAAGGTGTTGCGCCGGGCGCCTTGTTGATATCTCAATTCCGTAAATCAGTTACCTTCGCTGCACATAACGCAGCTCGTTGTAATGCTCGTCAAATTCGTCATGTTCAAAAACGTGGGCAACACGGGTTTATAAGTTCCCGTCACCGTCACACAAATGTAATCCCCAAAGGATGTCTGGTCGAAGGTGGCCGCCGAAGTGGAGGCAGAAACCACGTTCCCGTACTGATCGGTGGGCTGACCATATACGTTGGTTTTGTAAACCGTGACAGTGACGTTGGTGAGCGAACTACCCATCTGGCTGACGAAGTTCGCCACGTTCTGCTGCACGTTCGTGACCGAAATTCCGGTCTGAAGAGTGTCCGTTCGAGCCAGAGCAAAACGCGTCCCTTCCCGAACAGCATTCTGAGTCACATTCAGAGCCATGACATACCGGCTCCATTCGATGATCCCGAAAATCATCATGAACACAACGGGGGCCACCACGGCGAATTCGACCGTGGTTGCTCCGCGACGCTGCTTCGATTTCTGTAATCGCATCAAAACCATCTCCTCTTTATGGCAGCGGTCCACCCGGAATCGTCGTATTAACGGTGATGGGTATATCTTTCATGCATAACCAGGTTTGCTTCGCGTAAACGGTGGGATTGGCACCCAGGAAAAAGAACAAGTTACTGGGAGACCACCGGGCGAAACTGAACGGATAGGCGACACTCACCTGCAACACGTCATACTGCTGCACCGTAGAGTCGTTGCAGGGATCGTAAGAGGGTGCGCTGCCAGACTGAGTCACAGCGACGATTTGTGAAATTCCGGTCGAACTGTTGGGTGTCACTTGGGCTGTACAAGTCACGCCACGCGTAACGTTGGTGACGGTAATGGTGATGATCGCTCCACCGGTACCCGACATCGGCAGGCCCGAGTTTTGCATGTAATTGGCAACCGCCGATTGCACCTGGAAGGTCAGGGGACCACTATTCGAACTGAATTGGTTCGGGGTTTGGGTTAATATCGAAGAAGCGTTGTAAAGACCGGTTGCGGCCAGTCGCGCCCCCTCCCGCGCGGAATTCGATACCATTTGGGTGACATTTAGTAATTGTCCCACTTCCCAAATTCCGAACAAAAGCAACATCATAAACGGCAGCACGACGGCGGTTTCGACCGCAGCAACACCCCGTCTGACATGGCCTTTGATCTGTCGCATTCGCATGGGTTTCATCCCCGTTTTCGATCCTATTAAGGCACTTTCGCGCTGATAGCGTAATGATCTAGTTTCAACCGTAGATCAGAATTTCGGGCTGTCAAACAAAGTTGAGATTTCGTTCTTTAACGAAAAATCCTTGACGCCCGGGCGCGATTTTTAGATGCCAAAATTCAAATCTGAGCCCGATTCGCTTGTGATTGCCGCAATTATACCCGCGCGGTTCCGGGCGATCCTAGAGTTAAACTGGGTATCTTGGGCCGAAAATCGACCAGTCGTCATTTCTGAACCAAGAAAATCCTACTCTTGACAGAATTGGCACACTCGTCGTATCCTTCCCAATCGCACTTATGAGAAAAGCTGGCTTCCAAGGCATCCCATGAGCAACGAGGCATTCGGATAACATTGGAACACCCGCTTTAAGCATCCTGAGAGAAAGGATTCTCCGTGATTGCCAAGATTGTCGCGAACGGAAGAAATTCCGCACCACGTCCCAGCGAATCCACGCTTTGCATTGGTATTGGGGCGATCGCCCGAACGGCGGTTAGCTTCGAAAAATTGCCGGAATTGCGAAAAGAGCTCTCGCTTCGCTTCAAGGATACCCTCACCAGTTCTGTCGTGAAGAATGCAGATGAGCAAAGTCTGGTGGCGCTATCGGCCATGTCGGAAGCCATACAACAGATGCCGATGCGCAGCGCCGCCGACTGGGGGGTGATTGCCACCCCGCGCTATTTCGGTCGTTCGCGCTGCGCCGAAATGATTCGCAAGTACCGCGATCAGGGGGCCTGGAGCGCTTCCCCCCATATTATCCCGCAGTGCATGTTGCATTCGCTTTCGGGTCTTCTCAGCCAGGCCTTTGGAATCACCGGGCCCAATATCGGGGCCGGCGGAAGTCGCGGCGGAGAACGCGAGGCCCTGCTCGCCGCGTTCGGCTGGCTCTCCGCCGGGAAACTTCCTGGCGTCTGGTTGATCATGACCAGCTGGGATAGCGAGGAAACGGCATACTCCAGCGGAGTTTGCCATGCGGTTGTTGTCGCGTTGAAATCTTCCACGACCGGATCGACGCGGCTGCGGCTGAAACCCGCGGGATCGGGAGAAAATCTCGAACCCTTCTCGCTGGAAAGTTTGACCGATGAATTGACGAACGAATGGAGCCGGCCGGTGACCTGGGATATGAGTCATGTCGGTACGCTCCATCTAGAACCCTCCAACCAGTTTCAGATTGTCTGAGGCTTAAACCTTTGCCCTCCTTGAGGCCGAGCTCGCATGGTAAGTTCTCACTTACGCTTTCCGACCGATCGCACCTGTATCACGGGGATAGGTGCCGGTACGCCTTTGGGTTGGGATTTCGAATCGATATCGCAGAATCTGCTGGCGGGTAAATCTGCCGTGCGGGAGATCCTGGGTTTCGACGTCGCGAACCATCCTTCGAAGATCGGGGCGGGAATCGCCGATGTGCCGGTGCCGCCCGGTTTCAGCGAGGTTGCCTTCCGAAGCCGTTCCCGACTCGAGCAACTCTGTCTGTTCTGCGTGCAGGCTTCGCTGCAGGACGCCGGCCTGTGGCAGAAGAAAGACCAACTGCGAATCGGACTGATTATCGGCAATGCTTCCGACTGCATGTGGCACTGGGAAGAAGATGGCCTGACGTTCATGAAAGAGGAATACTGTCTGGCCAAGAGAGATCGCCCGCCCTTGGTTTCGATCATACAAAAAGAACTGGGCATCCAGGGACCGGCCACCGTTCTGTCGGCGGCCTGTGCTTCCGCCAACTTTGCCTTCGACATGGCCCGGCAATGGCTCGACCTGGGACTGGCCGATGTCTGCCTTGCGGGAGGTTGCGATACCGGCCTGACGGCCGTGACGCTAGCCTGCTTCGGTAACCTCCGGGCGCTCTCTCGCAACAACGAAAATCCTGCCGGGGCTTCCCGACCATTCGACCGGGGCCGCGATGGCTTCGTTCTGGGCGAAGGGGGCGTCATGTTCGTTCTGGAAAAAGAAAACCGGGCTAAGAGCCGTTCCGCTCCGATTTATGGCAACGTTCTCGGTTGCGGCTTAACCAGCGACGCCCACCATATGGTGATCCCCAATCCGGAACCGACTCAGGCGGCCCGGGCCATTCGCATGGCCCTCGAAGAAGCCGGGCTCAATCCTGATCAGGTCGATTATGTAAATGCTCACGGCACCAGCACTCCAGTCGGCGATGCCGCGGAGGCGAAGGCCATCCAGATGGTGTTCGAGGAGATCACTCGAATCGTGCCGGTCAGCTCGACTAAGAGTATGACTGGTCATTTATTGACAGCCGCCAGTGCTCTGGAAGCTTTGGCTTGTCTAACGGCGTTTCGCTACAGCGCCATCCCGCCGACAATCAATCTGCAGGACATAGATCCTGATTGTCAGCTAAATCACGTCGCAAATCACGTCCAGGAACGCAAAGTCAAAGTAGCCTTGAGCAACAGCTTTGGCTTCGGTGGGTCCAATAGCTGCCTGGTGCTGGCCGCCGCGTAACCGGAATTGTTGGAGAAAAGTTTGACGGCGATTTCCCGATCGCCCGAATCTGTTCGTGAGTCGCCTTGGTATAATGCCTCTCAGCGCTCCATTTGCAAATCCATGGACTGAGTGATGTTCCGTCGATTATTACTTCGCACCGCCGGGCGATTGGTGGCTCGACCCATTCGCCGTCGTCTCAATGCCTTCGTTGCAACCACGCATCATCCGGAAACCGCTCAGAGCGATCTGCTGCAGCGAATCATTGCCAAGCAGCGGGACACTGGCTTCGGCCGCGATCACGGCTTCTCCACCATTCGTACGGTCGAAGACTTCCGCCGACAGATTCCGGTTGCGCCCTATGAATACGTCGCCCCGTACGTTCAACGGGTGCAAAAAGGGGAAACCAGCGCGCTGCTGTCCGATCCGCAGGTACTGATGTTCGCCCTCACTTCCGGCACCACGGCCAGCCGCAAGATGATCCCCATTACTCAGGACTACCTGGACGATTATCGCCGGGGCTGGAACATCTGGGGACTGACGGCCATGCGCGATCATCCGGTGATCTCGCTGAAGCCGATGGCTCAGATGGTTGGCGATCCCGAAGAATTCCGCTGCGAAGCGGGCATCCCCTGCGGCAATCTCTCCGGCTATACGGCGCAAGTTCAAAAGAAGATCGTGCGCGGTCTGTACACTGTCCCGGCGTATACCGGAAAAATCAAAGACCCGGTTAGTCGATACTATGTGGCTCTATTGTGTAGCTTGCGCCGAAAAGTCGGCATGCTGATGGCCGCTAATCCCAGTACGCTGGTGGCACTGGCCCGGGTCCTCGATCTGCACAAGGAAAACCTCCTCCGGGATCTGGCTCAGGGCACCCTCTCCAACAACTTGGACATCGCCCCCGAATTGCGCGCAGCCCTGGCACTGCGACTCAAGGCCGATCCGGCTCAGGCAAAAAAACTGGAAGCCATCGCCCAGCGCGAACCTGTGTTCCTTCCCAAACATGTCTGGAAACCGGAAGAACTGATGATCGGCTGCTGGACCGGCGGCAGCGTGGGGCCTTACCTGCGTCAGTTGCCCGATTACTATGGCAACACCCTGCTGCGCGATATCGGTCTACTGGCCAGTGAAGGACGGATGACCATTCCGCTGGAAGACAACTCCCCGGCGGGCGTTCTGGATATCAGCAGCCATTACTTCGAGTTCATTCCGGAAGGGGAGATCGAGTCGAAGCAGCCGATTTGTCTGCGCGCCCACGAACTCGAAGAAGGTAAGCCCTACTACATCCTGCTCACCACCAAATCGGGATTGTATCGGTATCACATCGTCGACCTGGTGCGGATGACCGGTAAATTCAACGGCACGCCGCTCATCGAATTCCTCGGGAAGGGAAACCGCTTTGCGAATCTGACCGGGGAGAAGCTCAGCGAACATCATGTCACCCAGGCGATGATTCATGTGATGAAGACGATCCCTCAACCGATCACGGCCTACGCCCTCGCGCCGGTCTGGGACGAGAAGCAGCCTTATTACGGGATTTTTCTGGAAGAGCAGGATATGAAAGATCCGGTGCTGCTGGCCAGCTTCCTGAAGGGACTGGAAGCCGAGTTACGCCGGCAGAACGTGGAATACGATGCGAAGCGGGACAGCGGCCGGTTAGGTCCGGTACAAGCCCTAAAGATTTCAACCGGAGCCTGGAGCCGCTGGGACAAACAGAACCTCGCCAAGCGCGGCGGCAGCCCGGAGCAATACAAGCATCCTTGTCTGATTGGCGATCTCGAATTTGTGAAAGAGATCGAGAAGTTTTAAAATGAGATGAAGTTTATGCGATGGGGTTTAAAATAAACTTTCTCTTATTTAAAATCTGTTCTTCGCAAGTACTTCATAAGCAATTTCTAATTTTAAACTCCGTCGCCCGGGTCTATCGGAGTTTCAGGTTAATGCGTTCTATCAAACGTGGGGCTTTCACGCTCATCGAACTGCTGGTGGTGATCGCCATCATCGCGGTTCTCATCGGCCTTTTGTTACCGGCCGTGCAAAAAGTCCGGGAGGCCGCTTCCCGGATGCAGTGTTCCAACCATTTGAAGCAAATCGGGCTGGCTTTTCACAACTACGCCAGCGTCAACGGGACATTACCGCGCGGCGGTCGCGATGGTCGACCGTCCGGCCAGCCGACTCAGAACTGCTGCAACTGGACGGATAATAACCAGGCGAAATCCAACGCGGCCGGCGTCAAGGATGATCGGGACGGCTACAGCTGGCGCTACTGGATCCTGCCGTACATTGAGCAGGATAATGTTTACAACGCGATCGAGCGTGCAACGGTATACAACGCGGCGATCAAAATCTACTATTGCCCCTCCCGTCGGGACGCCGAGTCCTACAGCGGTTCGGCCCGCTGCGACTACAACGGGAACGCCGGATCCTATTTCTCCAACGGCACCCCCACCGACGACTCCGCCGGTTCGAGCGGCAACGGCAGTCCGGCTGTGACGGAAACCAATACTTTCGATGGCGTGGTGCTTCGATCCAACGTCGCTCCGGTGGCCTTAAACCGCATCAGCGATGGAACTTCCAATACACTGCTGGTCGCCGAGAAGTGGCTCCATCCGCTGCGGGTGGCAACAGCGGCCGCCTCCGGCAACGATGGGGGCGATAACGAAGTCTGGTGTAATGCGGGTTGGGATGAATGCATTGTTCGCGTCGGTGCAGGCACTTATAGCTATCTCTACAACGGCGGCCAACCCGCCGGACCCGGCTCCACGACTCGTACCATTCCCCGGACTCCTCGGCCCGACATCGAAGCCCCTTGCGTGGTCGATGCCGCGGGCAAACCCGTAACCATCTGGAACCAACAATTCGGCGGACCGCACCCCGGCGGCGTTAACACGGTCTTTTGCGATGGATCGGTGCGTACCGTGACGTTCAGCGTGGATGCCGCGACCTGGGCCGCTGCCTGCACGCGTAACGGCAATGAAACGTTGTCCATCAACAACTAAACTCTGGGCGGAGAAAACTTTGAATAAATGGCTATTGGTGATTTTTCTGTGCGGAATTCCGCTGGCTGCAGGCTGCGGGGGCGCCAAGGAAGAGAAAAGATCGGCCCAGGATCTGGAAGCTTTACAGAATAAGGATCAGGCGTCCGTGGACGAAGCCGAGAGGCGACTGGAGCGTCCCGGCGAGAAGCGCAAACGCTAGTTGAGTCTACTTGTCGTCCCGGTTCGGATCGAACGCGGGACTATTGGGATCGTCATCCCGGGGTACGCCGGTCTTTTCACCGGCTCCCCCATCCGGCAGTTCAATTTCAATCTGATTCCGCGTTTCCTCCACCGTCAACCTGACTTTCGATTCGATTTGAGTTCCGGTGACTGCGCCATTGCCGCCCGGATGATAAATCAGCTTGTATTTGCCTTTGGGCAAGCCCGGATAGAAGATCACCGGAGTATCTTTGAGCCGGCTGGTCCGCGCTTCGTAGGTGCCATCCGGATTGACTGATGCATCGAAGATGCAACCGCCACGGCCTCCCTCCTCGGCCACGAACAGGAGTCCGCCGCCGGTTACCGGCTTGCCGTTTTGAATCACTTTTCCATTCACCGGATACAAACCCGAGAGGGTCGGGCCGGAATCCTGGCATCCGGAACACAAAAAGAGAGCGGTCAGTCCCAAAAACAGTCTTCGCATAAAGATTTCCTTATTTGGTTTCTGTTTTTCTATGGGTGGCGATTGGCAATTGAGTGTAGTTATTGCAAAGGCCTGGCGAAGTTTGGCGGTAGAGGGGTTTCGAGAAGCATTTGAAAGAACTCCGATCCCGCAAACGGGGAGTTTTGGGCGAAGAGTCCAGAATTTTTAAGAGGGCGGCTTTTGACCCAACGGGAGGGTTCGGGAGCTTTTGGAGCTCTCTCGCGAAAACTATTTGGCGAAATCGCAGTGAATTGAAATGGATTATTCCCAAGAAATGAGGGGGCCTTTAGGCGAAAGCGGTCTCGAGCACCGCCGCAACTCTCTTCCAGACCGAAACACCCTCACAATCGAACGACTTTCGCCGATCGGTACAAAGGCGCTAGCGTCCGCATATTTTTCAGCTTTTCGACCCTATCAAAATTTCCCATTCTTCGCAGGCGCGTCATACTGCCAGTGTACATGTCGAACGTAGGCGTCGTGTTTTCCGCGGTTCTGGATGGCC
The genomic region above belongs to Telmatocola sphagniphila and contains:
- a CDS encoding GH3 auxin-responsive promoter family protein — its product is MFRRLLLRTAGRLVARPIRRRLNAFVATTHHPETAQSDLLQRIIAKQRDTGFGRDHGFSTIRTVEDFRRQIPVAPYEYVAPYVQRVQKGETSALLSDPQVLMFALTSGTTASRKMIPITQDYLDDYRRGWNIWGLTAMRDHPVISLKPMAQMVGDPEEFRCEAGIPCGNLSGYTAQVQKKIVRGLYTVPAYTGKIKDPVSRYYVALLCSLRRKVGMLMAANPSTLVALARVLDLHKENLLRDLAQGTLSNNLDIAPELRAALALRLKADPAQAKKLEAIAQREPVFLPKHVWKPEELMIGCWTGGSVGPYLRQLPDYYGNTLLRDIGLLASEGRMTIPLEDNSPAGVLDISSHYFEFIPEGEIESKQPICLRAHELEEGKPYYILLTTKSGLYRYHIVDLVRMTGKFNGTPLIEFLGKGNRFANLTGEKLSEHHVTQAMIHVMKTIPQPITAYALAPVWDEKQPYYGIFLEEQDMKDPVLLASFLKGLEAELRRQNVEYDAKRDSGRLGPVQALKISTGAWSRWDKQNLAKRGGSPEQYKHPCLIGDLEFVKEIEKF
- a CDS encoding pilus assembly protein TadG-related protein gives rise to the protein MFRRIEHSGVQRRGAVIPLVAISLVGLLSFVALAIDVGVLLVARTQAQAAADAAALAGTRQLTGDPTTNFNSAKALPEAQTAALSSSVLGQTITSGQVTLALGQYYYNRSSARFVAYPSDTGSTTQSGYPYTLVQSTINTTPPTYFARIFGINSVNVSATATAIHRPRDVAMIIDFSGSMSLDSQMATPLTTSTGTAIAARTTSMNADPDYPRFGPYSNTNSSTGFVLYNPPTINVQMVSGEYAGTGNMSFDTTSGNPSICANDFFQDNVPYGNSVPAFTRAPSSYCTAPPGDQYLTTSSSYPVRNVNEIAGNQIWSMLDTSGYSLNYNNGSTSNGGGNPQSGTGYYYIKNTSNSANHTNTSLNALGATDGKIASISRLPSPVPDTNSSTTVSFGDPVITTAPTVNMVGTVQTTNIWNYKTNAWTSQTVEARVAQTNSNWETNGYGSTYNGYTMGPSFWGKTFFIWPPDPRGPSVAGNVAANNDAKDWRQRFFIQSFQASSLPGTTVTVPSPPSTTGSSSSTTGTTGTTGTTGTTGSSTSSSSSSSSSSSSSSSSSSSSSSNTTATTPPPSNPSPLAYTVTGGVNNNAVIFESNISSSNYAGMRAPSSSVTWPALINSSGWEGTSYASGSEYAVTTNFDPCPFQQKPSTTANYVSTKAGTNYSAAGEAVRNAYGSYYYTFNYNAILYWLQNTGPNPFPPRMRAGGILYYSSIPTTITNPSGNMPVATQAQRDQRFWKEYIDFVLGWKQNSNGSWSTINASGFQGYGADEIPDVTTPSSSNQFPLVTNGVSAYKASITPKPCTETITTRRYEAQAYTANPGGVRNTVSMTIVDERYMDYRDNPRRPITRFWFGPLTMWDFIENFACQQFWSPGTSHEAPMWQLKAGVQTAISDIKNNHPNDFVSVIGFSIPTWSYSGTTYNGYYNAVRAPLCQDYNRIINSLYFPQYVIDNASSSLEITPYETDTANNSVPGAIESVPRPVQGTCSAYSLMLAYNQFSDNAACATFAGASGTSGYGTAGGLGRLGAARLIIFETDGVASATATIPGQESSSTIFNQQTSSTTDDNNSYFKVRWNTTAPELPNYVSGPATAGVTQAQTITNMITNRTDGTDPFSGTTGNPPGFSTLRKQVKIHTIAFGSLFNTSNTSTAQTQALSLLQYMQYRGSVQASATTPLNVAKIINQPVWDDGTNNPATSRKAALQNAFIQSMQDTVSVVLIR
- a CDS encoding TadE/TadG family type IV pilus assembly protein — encoded protein: MKPMRMRQIKGHVRRGVAAVETAVVLPFMMLLLFGIWEVGQLLNVTQMVSNSAREGARLAATGLYNASSILTQTPNQFSSNSGPLTFQVQSAVANYMQNSGLPMSGTGGAIITITVTNVTRGVTCTAQVTPNSSTGISQIVAVTQSGSAPSYDPCNDSTVQQYDVLQVSVAYPFSFARWSPSNLFFFLGANPTVYAKQTWLCMKDIPITVNTTIPGGPLP
- a CDS encoding DUF1559 domain-containing protein, with translation MRSIKRGAFTLIELLVVIAIIAVLIGLLLPAVQKVREAASRMQCSNHLKQIGLAFHNYASVNGTLPRGGRDGRPSGQPTQNCCNWTDNNQAKSNAAGVKDDRDGYSWRYWILPYIEQDNVYNAIERATVYNAAIKIYYCPSRRDAESYSGSARCDYNGNAGSYFSNGTPTDDSAGSSGNGSPAVTETNTFDGVVLRSNVAPVALNRISDGTSNTLLVAEKWLHPLRVATAAASGNDGGDNEVWCNAGWDECIVRVGAGTYSYLYNGGQPAGPGSTTRTIPRTPRPDIEAPCVVDAAGKPVTIWNQQFGGPHPGGVNTVFCDGSVRTVTFSVDAATWAAACTRNGNETLSINN
- a CDS encoding beta-ketoacyl-[acyl-carrier-protein] synthase family protein — protein: MIAKIVANGRNSAPRPSESTLCIGIGAIARTAVSFEKLPELRKELSLRFKDTLTSSVVKNADEQSLVALSAMSEAIQQMPMRSAADWGVIATPRYFGRSRCAEMIRKYRDQGAWSASPHIIPQCMLHSLSGLLSQAFGITGPNIGAGGSRGGEREALLAAFGWLSAGKLPGVWLIMTSWDSEETAYSSGVCHAVVVALKSSTTGSTRLRLKPAGSGENLEPFSLESLTDELTNEWSRPVTWDMSHVGTLHLEPSNQFQIV
- a CDS encoding TadE/TadG family type IV pilus assembly protein, yielding MRLQKSKQRRGATTVEFAVVAPVVFMMIFGIIEWSRYVMALNVTQNAVREGTRFALARTDTLQTGISVTNVQQNVANFVSQMGSSLTNVTVTVYKTNVYGQPTDQYGNVVSASTSAATFDQTSFGDYICVTVTGTYKPVLPTFLNMTNLTSITTSCVMCSEGN
- a CDS encoding beta-ketoacyl-[acyl-carrier-protein] synthase family protein, with protein sequence MVSSHLRFPTDRTCITGIGAGTPLGWDFESISQNLLAGKSAVREILGFDVANHPSKIGAGIADVPVPPGFSEVAFRSRSRLEQLCLFCVQASLQDAGLWQKKDQLRIGLIIGNASDCMWHWEEDGLTFMKEEYCLAKRDRPPLVSIIQKELGIQGPATVLSAACASANFAFDMARQWLDLGLADVCLAGGCDTGLTAVTLACFGNLRALSRNNENPAGASRPFDRGRDGFVLGEGGVMFVLEKENRAKSRSAPIYGNVLGCGLTSDAHHMVIPNPEPTQAARAIRMALEEAGLNPDQVDYVNAHGTSTPVGDAAEAKAIQMVFEEITRIVPVSSTKSMTGHLLTAASALEALACLTAFRYSAIPPTINLQDIDPDCQLNHVANHVQERKVKVALSNSFGFGGSNSCLVLAAA